From the genome of Pseudomonas sp. Teo4, one region includes:
- a CDS encoding branched-chain amino acid aminotransferase → MSNESINWDKLGFDYIKTDKRYLSVWRNGEWDKGTLTEDNVLHISEGSTALHYGQQCFEGLKAYRCKDGSINLFRPDQNAARMQRSCARLLMPQVPTDVFIEACKQVVKANEHFVPPHGKGALYLRPFVIGTGDNIGVRTAPEFIFSIFAIPVGSYFKGGMKPHNFQISTFDRAAPQGTGAAKVGGNYAASLLPGAEAKKAHFADAIYLDPLTHSKIEEVGSANFFGITANNEFVTPKSASVLPGITRLSLMELAQSRLGLTVIEGDVEISKLDRFVEAGACGTAAVITPIGGIEYNGKLHVFHDLENVGPVTQKLYNELTGIQSGDVEAPAGWIVKVA, encoded by the coding sequence ATGAGTAACGAGAGCATTAACTGGGACAAGCTGGGTTTCGACTACATCAAGACCGACAAGCGCTACCTGTCCGTATGGCGCAACGGCGAGTGGGACAAAGGCACCCTGACCGAAGACAATGTGCTGCACATCAGTGAAGGCTCCACTGCCCTGCACTATGGCCAGCAGTGCTTCGAAGGCCTGAAGGCCTACCGTTGCAAGGACGGCTCGATCAACCTGTTCCGCCCAGACCAGAACGCCGCCCGCATGCAGCGCAGCTGCGCGCGCCTGCTGATGCCGCAAGTGCCGACCGATGTGTTCATCGAGGCCTGCAAGCAAGTGGTCAAGGCCAACGAACACTTCGTACCGCCGCACGGCAAGGGTGCCCTGTACCTGCGTCCGTTCGTCATCGGTACCGGTGACAACATCGGCGTGCGCACCGCCCCCGAGTTCATCTTCTCGATCTTCGCCATCCCGGTTGGCTCGTACTTCAAGGGCGGCATGAAGCCGCACAACTTCCAGATTTCCACCTTCGACCGTGCCGCCCCGCAAGGCACTGGCGCGGCCAAGGTCGGCGGCAACTACGCGGCCAGCCTGCTGCCGGGCGCCGAAGCCAAGAAGGCGCACTTTGCCGACGCCATCTACCTGGACCCGCTGACCCACAGCAAGATCGAGGAAGTCGGTTCGGCCAACTTCTTCGGCATCACCGCCAACAACGAGTTCGTCACCCCGAAATCGGCTTCGGTACTGCCGGGCATCACCCGCCTGTCGCTGATGGAACTGGCACAATCGCGCCTGGGCCTGACCGTGATCGAAGGCGATGTCGAGATCAGCAAGCTCGACCGTTTCGTTGAAGCCGGCGCCTGCGGCACCGCTGCGGTGATCACCCCGATCGGTGGCATCGAGTACAACGGCAAGCTGCACGTGTTCCATGACCTGGAAAACGTCGGCCCGGTTACCCAGAAGCTCTACAACGAGCTGACCGGCATCCAGAGCGGTGACGTCGAAGCGCCAGCAGGCTGGATCGTCAAGGTCGCCTGA
- a CDS encoding HAMP domain-containing sensor histidine kinase — translation MPLLNPSKGWSSSTSRLLALYSFLFVAWSSILMGVLYFEVSSYLNKLTRHSMLQRQHLFAHMSGKQLDDALIASQAFEERAFDAYGLFDAQLNPIGGRIRAIPQELGLDGQVHELKRCLDADDPHLPRDSCDAVAIKVQDGRWLVLVRDNGSLFVVTRIILDALLWGISLTLIPGFAGWYLLRRRPLKRIRAIQAQAELIVAGDLTHRLPLSARRDELDMLAAIVNAMLDRIERLMHEVKGVCDNIAHDLRTPLTRLRAQLYRIRQQSAVDSAEAEALDQAIGETDTLMARFRGLLRISELEDRQRRAGFVQLDPHGLLVELHDFYLPLAEDVGIRLHLEQPAQLPALHGDRELLFEALANLVGNGIKFTPEGGRVAITATQDEAGVHIAIEDSGPGIPEEERAAVLKRFYRSEEGHRHAGFGLGLSIVAAIVDLHGFGLEIGASELGGAKLVLHCPLAGLAK, via the coding sequence ATGCCATTGCTGAACCCGTCTAAAGGCTGGAGTTCATCGACCAGCCGCCTGCTGGCGCTGTACAGTTTTCTGTTCGTGGCCTGGAGCAGCATCCTCATGGGGGTGCTGTACTTCGAGGTTTCCAGCTACCTGAACAAACTCACCCGCCACTCCATGCTGCAGCGCCAGCACCTGTTCGCACACATGAGCGGCAAGCAGCTGGACGATGCACTGATCGCGAGCCAGGCGTTCGAGGAGCGCGCCTTCGATGCCTACGGCCTGTTCGACGCCCAGCTCAACCCCATCGGCGGGCGTATTCGCGCCATTCCTCAGGAGCTTGGGCTCGATGGCCAGGTGCATGAGCTAAAGCGCTGCCTGGACGCCGACGACCCGCATTTGCCACGCGACAGCTGCGACGCGGTGGCCATCAAGGTGCAGGATGGCCGCTGGCTGGTACTGGTGCGCGACAACGGCTCGCTGTTCGTGGTCACCCGGATCATCCTCGATGCCTTGCTGTGGGGCATCTCGCTAACCTTGATCCCCGGCTTTGCCGGCTGGTATCTGCTGCGCCGCCGCCCGCTCAAGCGCATCCGCGCCATCCAGGCCCAGGCCGAACTGATCGTTGCTGGCGACCTCACCCACCGCTTGCCGCTTTCGGCACGCCGTGACGAGCTGGACATGCTGGCCGCCATCGTCAATGCCATGCTCGACCGCATCGAACGGCTGATGCACGAGGTCAAGGGTGTGTGCGACAACATCGCCCACGACCTGCGTACGCCGCTGACCCGTCTGCGGGCGCAGTTGTACCGGATTCGCCAGCAAAGCGCCGTCGACTCCGCTGAAGCCGAAGCGCTCGACCAGGCCATCGGCGAAACCGACACGCTGATGGCGCGCTTTCGCGGCCTGCTGCGCATCAGTGAACTGGAAGATCGCCAGCGCCGAGCCGGTTTCGTGCAGCTCGACCCGCACGGGCTACTAGTGGAACTGCATGACTTCTACCTGCCGTTGGCAGAGGACGTCGGCATTCGCCTGCACCTTGAACAACCTGCACAACTGCCTGCACTGCACGGCGACCGGGAGCTGCTGTTCGAGGCACTGGCGAACCTGGTGGGCAACGGCATCAAGTTCACCCCTGAAGGCGGGCGTGTGGCCATAACCGCGACGCAGGACGAAGCCGGCGTGCATATCGCCATTGAAGACAGCGGGCCGGGGATTCCCGAAGAAGAGCGCGCAGCAGTGTTGAAACGCTTCTATCGCAGCGAGGAAGGCCACCGCCATGCGGGGTTCGGGCTGGGGCTGTCGATCGTTGCGGCGATCGTCGACCTGCATGGGTTCGGGCTGGAGATCGGGGCAAGCGAGCTGGGTGGGGCGAAGCTGGTGTTGCATTGTCCGTTGGCGGGGTTGGCCAAGTAA
- the cysS gene encoding cysteine--tRNA ligase → MLTIYNTLSKTKEVFKPLDGNKVRMYVCGMTVYDYCHLGHGRSMVAFDLVTRWLRKSGYELTYVRNITDIDDKIINRANENGESFDALTARMIDAMHEDERRLNILKPDLEPRATDHIAGMHAMIQTLIDKGYAYAPGNGDVYYRVGKFVGYGKLSRKKIEDLRIGARIEVDEAKQDPLDFVLWKGVKPGEPYWDSPWGQGRPGWHIECSVMSTCCLGESFDIHGGGSDLEFPHHENEIAQSEAATGKQYANAWMHCGMIRINGEKMSKSLNNFFTIRDVLDKYHPEVVRYLLVASHYRSAINYSEDSLRDAKGALERFYHALRGLPRVAAKGGEEFVERFSVAMNDDFGTPEACAVLFDLVREINRLRETDAEAAAGLAGRLRELGDVLGVLQLEADDFLRAGAEGKVDAAEVEALIQARLQARTDKNWAESDRIRDQLTAMGVVLEDGKGGTTWRLAD, encoded by the coding sequence GTGCTTACCATCTACAACACGCTGAGCAAAACCAAGGAAGTCTTCAAGCCGCTCGATGGCAACAAGGTGCGCATGTATGTCTGCGGCATGACCGTGTACGACTACTGCCACCTGGGCCACGGTCGCAGCATGGTGGCCTTCGACCTGGTTACCCGCTGGCTGCGCAAGAGCGGCTACGAGCTGACCTATGTGCGCAACATCACCGACATCGACGACAAGATCATCAACCGGGCCAACGAGAACGGTGAGTCGTTCGACGCGCTGACCGCCCGCATGATCGACGCGATGCACGAAGACGAGCGCCGCCTGAACATCCTCAAGCCGGACCTGGAGCCGCGTGCCACCGACCATATCGCCGGCATGCACGCGATGATCCAGACCCTGATCGACAAAGGCTATGCCTACGCCCCGGGCAATGGCGACGTGTACTACCGCGTCGGCAAGTTCGTCGGTTACGGCAAGCTGTCGCGCAAGAAGATCGAAGACCTGCGCATCGGTGCGCGGATCGAGGTCGACGAGGCCAAGCAGGACCCGCTGGACTTCGTGTTGTGGAAGGGCGTCAAGCCGGGCGAGCCGTACTGGGATTCGCCATGGGGCCAGGGCCGACCGGGCTGGCACATCGAGTGCTCGGTGATGTCCACCTGCTGCCTGGGCGAGAGCTTCGACATCCACGGTGGTGGCAGTGACCTGGAGTTCCCGCACCACGAGAACGAAATCGCCCAGAGCGAGGCCGCCACCGGCAAGCAGTACGCCAACGCCTGGATGCACTGCGGCATGATCCGCATCAATGGCGAGAAGATGTCCAAGTCGTTGAACAACTTCTTCACCATCCGCGACGTGCTCGACAAGTATCACCCTGAAGTGGTGCGCTACCTGCTGGTGGCCAGCCACTACCGCAGCGCGATCAACTACTCCGAGGACAGCCTGCGCGATGCCAAGGGTGCCCTGGAGCGGTTCTACCACGCCTTGCGCGGCCTGCCACGGGTGGCGGCCAAGGGTGGCGAAGAGTTCGTCGAGCGCTTCAGCGTGGCGATGAACGACGACTTCGGCACTCCGGAAGCCTGCGCGGTGCTGTTCGACCTGGTGCGCGAAATCAACCGCCTGCGCGAGACTGACGCTGAGGCCGCTGCCGGCCTGGCCGGACGTCTGCGCGAGTTGGGCGATGTGCTGGGTGTGCTGCAGCTGGAAGCCGATGACTTCCTGCGTGCCGGTGCCGAGGGCAAGGTCGATGCGGCCGAGGTGGAGGCGCTGATCCAGGCGCGTCTGCAGGCGCGTACCGACAAGAACTGGGCGGAATCCGACCGCATCCGCGACCAGCTGACCGCCATGGGCGTGGTGCTGGAAGACGGCAAGGGCGGGACCACCTGGCGTCTGGCCGACTGA
- a CDS encoding response regulator transcription factor, translated as MPRVLTIEDDAVTGQEIVAELTSHGLDVDWADNGREGLAKAIAGGYDLITLDRMLPEVDGLTIVTTLRNLKIATPILMISALSDVDERVRGLRAGGDDYLTKPFASDEMAARVEVLLRRNSVPMTQTRLQVADLELDLISHEARRGEQTLNLLPTEYKLLEYLMRHSGQVITRMMIFEEVWGYHFDPGTNLIDVHIGRLRKKIDSPGQSPLIRTVRGSGYAIAEPV; from the coding sequence ATGCCACGCGTACTGACCATCGAAGACGACGCCGTCACCGGCCAGGAAATCGTCGCCGAACTTACCAGCCACGGCCTGGATGTGGATTGGGCCGACAATGGTCGCGAAGGCCTGGCCAAGGCCATCGCCGGGGGCTATGACCTGATCACCCTGGACCGCATGCTGCCCGAAGTCGATGGCCTGACCATCGTCACCACCCTGCGCAACCTGAAAATCGCCACACCGATCCTGATGATCAGCGCCCTGTCCGACGTCGATGAGCGAGTGCGCGGTTTGCGCGCCGGCGGTGACGACTACCTGACCAAGCCGTTCGCCTCGGATGAAATGGCCGCCCGGGTCGAAGTGCTGCTGCGCCGCAACAGCGTGCCCATGACCCAGACCCGCCTGCAGGTCGCCGACCTGGAGCTGGACCTGATCAGCCATGAAGCGCGTCGCGGCGAGCAAACCCTCAACCTGCTGCCCACCGAGTACAAGCTGCTGGAATACCTGATGCGCCACTCCGGCCAGGTAATCACGCGGATGATGATTTTCGAGGAAGTCTGGGGCTATCACTTCGACCCCGGCACCAACCTGATCGACGTTCACATCGGCCGCTTGCGCAAGAAGATCGACTCACCCGGCCAGTCGCCGCTGATCCGTACCGTACGGGGCTCCGGCTATGCCATTGCTGAACCCGTCTAA